GACTGGTCTGATGtaagatgataaatctggtgtagcaCAAGACTGGTGAGTTTATCAACCTTGTTCAATACAATCAATCTTCCTTCATACTAAGCATATTTACTCCACTCCTTCCAAAAGTTGCTATTTTTGCACTTCAGTGCCAACAAAATGGTCCATGAATGATGGAAGTGTTCATTGGTGCAGCTGAGAAGTTCACTTCTGCAGGTGTCCCAACTCCTGACTTTAATGTATACAACCAGAGAGGCTACAGGAGAGTGTCCAGGAATGGTAggcacttgtcagctgtactgtacccAGGTCCTCTTCTACTCCAGATCCTAATGCTTTCATGTACAACCAGTATGAGAAAtggcagcacatggaggagagaagcagcTGTGTGATGCTGGGAGAAGAACCAGGAAAGGAGATTTAGTTTGTCTGCTGTTGGGTTCCCCAGTATAAGTAGTTTTAGGGTCTACAATTTAGTTTCTAGGGTGGTATTGATTTTAGAATCTCTGGGTTGAGTACTGTGTCCTGTTCGTGCATTCAGggtactgctcaactttaaggctCATTAACATTttgccagaagggtaataatactcttgCCGGATTTGAGGAGTATTTAacggagtatgaaattttcaataATACAAACTAGTCGTAGTTCTAACCCCTTTTCGGTGCAGCATTTTCTTCCCCATTCATTTTTTGCTCTCCACCCTCAAATCTATACCttgccatgtacagagctgtgtgagggggttattttttgcataacaatttttacttttcagTGACATTTAtttcatgttgtgtactgggatggtaggaaaaaaaaattccaaatgtggtgaaattagtgtaaaaaaaaattactttctgGTGGGATCAGTTTGAttctcactgtgcgctccaaatgatacaactagtttattctttggttcagtaggatctctgtgataccaaatttatgtaggttttatgaaTTTCTGAAAATGTATTCAAACATGTGACGCTAATAAagtctttataggtagatttgtggtggtaggttccctttaaaggtagattaggtggatcaatgggacgtgaggctaatcctcacgtccccgcacttttttgataactgttattagatatatattcaaatttacttatgcggctactggggcgtggagtagccgcatctgaggttacacgaggcggctactccacgccccggtagccactttacccctcctactcacccatcttcggcgcgcagctatgcCCTCGTCCGGtgatcctgccatctgcgcatgcgcagaagagcaggcccgcgcctgtttcagagcagtgaccgcgcaggcgtgggcctgctcttctgcgcatgcggcaGGAtcaccggacgagggcgcgcagctgcgtgccgaagatgggtgagtaggagggggtaaagtggctaccggggcgtgaagTAGTCgccttgtgtaacctcagatgcggctactccacgccccagtagccgcataagtaaatttgaatatatatctaataaaagttatcaaaaaagtgcggggacgtgaggattagcccttaaaagggctatcctcacgtcccattcatgcacctaccacccgatctacttttataggtagatttgtggtggtaggttccctttaatgtacggaactgtaaaatgtcattttttttctgtgagattgtttcattgctgccattttgaggactctCCAGCCTTGTCAAtttttgtgatgtaaaatggtgtaaaagaggCTTTTCAATCATTTGTGCGCTATTATCCGTTATGCGGTTCACTGCCagtaataacagtttttatattttgataaagcaGAGCATTTTTGTGACCTGGTGAGACTTCACTTATTAGGGATTTTTACAacttgttttatatcagttttagggaaatgggggcaattttaaattttttttttttttataggggcaAATTTAGCAAGGAACACATATGAGTGTTCCCTGCTTTTCTTTTATAAAGATCACAGATAAGTGGTCTAATGGTAACAGCCCATTGGATCCCGTATCTGTATAGAGAGAAATGCATATagcattctccctgcagcctcacTGTAAACAGGGGACTGATAACCGCCTGTCACACTAAAGGATCGGGCTGTCACAGACAGCTCAATCCTGCTGATGGCATGCCACTGTGTGCATGATTGTACACAGCCAAGGGGATAGGTGGAGCTACTCCCCACAGCTCCGGTCACATTACCTTCTATTGGCTCTGGTGATGGAACACGCTGCGATCCGGACTACAGTGAGCTCTGGCAGTGCCCGGAGCAGTCAGCCAGTGCCTAAACAAAATCACCAAGCATATTTATAtgcttggtgatttttttttttttttttgggggggggggggggggtagtaaatCTGCCTCTACATGCGGCAGACGCTTGTAGCGGTGTTATCGCGACCACTGCATGGGATCCTGGCTGGGCAAGCACACAAGTGTTACCAAAGCCTTACATGAACAGTAGCAGGATTCTATTACACCAATTGCAGCATGTTTAGATTTCACTTGGGAGAGTGTAGCAGAATAACATTCAGATATGTTGTTTTCCTCTACTGCAAGGTTACAATAGACAGCTCTAAGACACTGATGTGAACGATAACTAGTAATGCAGTTTAGTTAACATTTATTGTCAATAACTGGTGCACAGTTAATATAGCAACTGCTTTGTTAGTGCAGACTGCACACAACTTTATAAAAGAGCATAGCTAAGTAATCTAAAACAAGATTTCAAATACATataaaatttacaaaatttaaaacccataaaaaaaatctaaaactttgtaTCATAATTCTGTCAGAGATCAGGTTATGGATCCCAAATAGTATTACAAAAGGAGAAAGGGTAACTGTACATCATGTGCTTTGTAAATATACATTAAAAGTCCGTATGGTCCGGTTATGAAAATATAGACAGCGACTCTGGAGGTTCCATTGTTGATACAGCATGATACctgtgtaggaagagggagaagaatTAATTTACAGCCACATATAATATAGAACAGATTCTTCTAAAACCCCTGGAGTTGTATGGAAATGTCTGTGCCACCAATAAACTAGAAATGTCCACATAAAACGCTGCTCATCCTTAGCAGTTATTACCAGCTGTCTAAGCCACAAAGTTATACTATGGTCTGTGCAAAAGTCAAATATGTCCTAGAAAGACAGTACATCTGATCAGTGAGAATATCAAGACCGCTGCCAATGTGACAGCAGGGTGTAAGTAATTAACTACTGCAGTCATCTGACACTGGTCTCTCGCAACAGAAAAGTGCTACATGATTAAAAAGTGTGGAGAACTCCTTAAATGGGGAGGTTAACAGCCAATTTGCCTAGTTTAAAAGAAACCAAAACCAAGAATGATAAACTAAGAACAATTTCTCAGAGCCAGACACCTGGTAATCTTACATTTCTTTTCCATCCAAAATAAAACTTAATTGTGGCAATGAACCCAAAGGGCTCTagaagtttcacaggctgttacatctgCAGGAGCGCTTCCATACCTCCACTGCAATCCACTGCAGAATGAGCCTTCATGTCTGATCTCTACTGCTGACATTTACAGATTTCAGTGCAGCCattagaccagtgatggggaactttttagcggtcgagtgcccaaagtgcaacccaaaccccccccccccccttatctttAGGTGCCACCAACAATtacagcagtaacttattgatctgttttttaacaacttttcaatcatattggtctgaggacagcaacacagtagaaagcttgaaaatttgcattattcgagcttctttccagggtccctCTGAACACAGAATTGTGGCGCCAGCAGGAAGTCCTTCAGAGATAATTTGGccccgtctactcattctccctcttcctacagtcccaagtagcgtaGCAAGTATCACTAAGATTCTTTGAGCCCTTTGTGGGCCCAAggccatctccccagcacaccagacaggactcagtgccacctctggcacccatgccataggttcaccaccactgcagtATTAAAAAGCCATTTAGTTGAAATTCTATACAAGCTaacaggcaatttttttttttgtggagccAATAGACAAAGGTTGTCGTTATGACAATGGAGCCTCCAAGTTCTAGGTGAAGGTAACCTTTTTAGTCTGACTGTCTTGTTTAAATGTAACCAGAAGGTAGAGATTGTACAGTCTAGGTACTGATTAGATACTCTTGATGAATCACTGGTTTTACAGAACACAGCATAAGAAATCCATCACAACTTTAACTGAAGGATGCAAACATAGGAAAGAATCTACAATTCTTCTAAACACTCAACCATCACTTCTGATTTGCAAAGTTTCCTGGAGAggtactttaaagggaacatacCTTCAGGAATACCGAGGCATTCCTTATGGTAGATTCCTTTCTCAATCTAATGCCCTTAACTGGATACTTCATTTACATAAACAAAATATGAACTTCAAAACGTGGGGAAGTAGCCCAGCTGAGTGATGGGAGCCAAGGTTACTCCACACCCTAGTCTTGGCTCCTAGAACATCCGCATAGCACTCTTCAACCCTACCCATGCATGATAACCAGAGAATGAGCCAGAGGTTATTGCACATGTGTGGGCACAGGCTGAAgagcttaaagaacatctaccaccaggatgaagatttgtaaaacaagcacactgacactggtgtgtgccccctctggcaaagTAAAAAgagcagcagatcctgccagagatctgttgtcagtgtgcttagttcacgatcctttatcctggtagtagatgtcctttaacctccTGGTGTGTCCCCATATCACTTTTAGACTTGAGGCTACAGGGGCATGGGGTAACCTTAGTTACAAGCCAGGCTACTCCACAACCCAGTAGCCTCAGCATGTCATTCGGAAAATGAGGAGTTTTATTCAGTTGGAGAGATGAGACAAGGCTGTGTAGAGAAAGGAATACCtctgtattcctgatggtaggtttcctttaagactttaGAACAGCATACATGCTTAGATCAGTAGCTGAACATAGTATTAGGAGTTACTCACTTTGAATGCTTGTATTTTTCACGGACAGCCTGTTGTTGGTGGGATGCTGCAGTGAGGTAGGTTTGATGCAAGTCCAATATACAAGGCTTAAGACTTTCCAAGGTATATCCTGTGAATTTTGCGAGTGTGTCTGGCTGCAAACAAGAGTATAAGGATGGCATTTTAATCATTTTATCATATCAAATATTACAATCTCTGTACAAAGGGAAGTTTCAACAACCTACCCAGGTCTCCTCATTAATTGTATAGTTTGCGATGACGTACGCTGCAGCAGCAGTGACTGAGGGCAGGTATCGGAGGAAAGGGTCTGAATCTATCAGGCTGAGCTCCCCCAAATACTGAAAATAGAAGAGTCAACATTTTGATCAACTGATAAGTAGTAGTTTGCAGTTAATGCAATGTAGTATTTTAAGCCATTCAGTACATAAACATAGCTGGTGTGCATGTGTTGTGGACCTGACCACATGTTGGTTAGCTCCCACACATTGATCCAATTTATAAAGTAGAGCCATGTGCATTATAGAAGTGAACACCTACCAGACACAAGCTTTCCATCTTTGGAGACACTGCCCGATGCCTGAAGTACTGATTGAGGTATTGGAGGATAGTTGGAGCCGCAAGGTCAAAAGAAAGAACTTTAAGCACCAAGTGTTCCATTTTAAGGACTTGTTTCTTGTTGTAAGTGTCATCAGTTATGTAAACAAATTCTGCCACTTCTGGTGGGTAGATCTCTTCAAACTTTCTGCATTAAGAAATATTTGTtagaacagtttattaatgtagcTTTAGGGTTTAAATAAAGGCTCAGCAATAGGAGCCAAGAAACCAGTAGTTCATCATTGAGTGATTGGCTTGACATCTCCTGCTGCCAGAGCTACAGAATTTGGTCTCTGGGGAAAGATGCAAGCTGTTTGTTTtgtgtaaaatatatacaatacaatagtTTAGACTTTGTAAGAACTTACGAGGCCAGGAGCATGGCAGCAGTGCCAACCAGTTGCAGTTTCCCCCTCAATACAGACATTGAGGACAGGAACCGGTCAATGTAGTTCACGGCCAGGTAGAGGGTTTCATTTTGCAGCTTGTACTCTTCACCAACTTCTACCAACCAGTCCACAAGGATTGCACGCATGTTATTTGTTATGTCCGGTTGTTTCTGCATATAGCCAGCTTTAGGCTTACATTTCACCTGAAGGCAAGAACATGAAAATTAAGGTGGTTTTATGGAGTGATCCTACCAAAACAAAAAACCCATTAGAACTAGTACTGCAATCTAGAGAGATAGGTTTCCATTATGTACATGAGCCTTACATAAGTCAGTACAATGGACCTCAAAATCTTGCAACATATGAATAATTCTCAACACCAAGTGAAAAGATGACATTTCTGATGAATTCAGTGCAACAAGACAAAAAAAGCCAAGCCATGTACCATTACGGGGAAACTACAGAAGCTGGAGTAGTCTCAGGAGCCAAACCTAACGGCTCCGAGACAGACAAGTTGCTGGAAAATAAGCGTGTGAGCATAGGTGAAAGCAGGGCCTAATGTTTTGACATTAAAACAATGGATATTGAAGTCCAACAGATCTGCGGAActgcccattgattacaataaaCTTTTGTCTTCAGGTAGCAATTGTTAATGGAGTTGAAAAATTGGACATGAGCTGTAGTGCTATCCTCCTCCCATCTTAAATTTCAGGATGGCTTACTGAAGCTAGCCCAAGATCTGAAGTGGGTCCAACTTACATTCCTCATACATTGTCAGATTTGTTTAGTATTAGTTTTCAGAATTGAACATAAAGCTGAAGATTACCTCCATTTCTCTGATGTAAGAGTGAATCTCTTCCACATAGTCTGGAACCTCATTACTACTAACTGTCTTTTCCTCTTCATCCACAAGTGACATGTCCATAGGGGATTCTTAGAGACAGAAGTCAGGAAGTAACATTAGAGTAGATGCAGGTGTTCACATGGATAATTTATaatcaatatacaggcagtccccgggttacatacaagatagggtctgtaggtttgttcttaagttgagtttgtatgcaagtcagaactgtttattttatcattgtaatcccagcctgaacttttttggtctctgtgacaattgaattttaaaaatgttgggttgtcataagactcaggattaacactaaagcttcattacagacgcctgtgataactgttatagctgatcattgtagcctaggtctaaagcacaataaattatcaatattcagaggtccgtttgtaactaggggtcgtatgcaagtcgagtgttcttaaggagGGTACTGCCTGTAATCTGAATGGCACTTCTGCATACGAGTGTTAGAAAACGTGCCACACACCAGCCTTGGTCTCAAATATCTAATAAAATGATTCGGTCCCCAATTATTTTCAGTCACTTTAATGATAATGAGGTCTAACAGTTCTGGTAAAATGTCCAATGGTCTCAATAGATTTGGCTCCCTTTAGTGTTTGCACCACTCCCATTAGGACTATTTGAGACAAAGTTGACACTGCAAGTTGTGCAAGTGGACACTGACAGAAGCCTTTATAGACCCATTGAAATAATGGACAATTTAATAGATTTATTATCGTTTTAGTGATGGAAGATTATGGTGTAGGTCCAAAGAAATGTGAGCTAGGCCTTACTGTTGTCCAAGCCCAGGGTTTACATGAATAAGGAGTGCCATTGCAACATATCCTTGTTCACTATAGGCGATTTGGAAGGCACCTTAAGCTTTTGTCATGAAAATGAGATTAGTTTCAGCAGGGGTGATGTGTCATACCTTTATATTTTAATCTTCTGAAACAAGCCCAGAATATTGATCAGTGACATGTCCAGTGGATGCATCCTGCTACAGTCTGAGGTAGCAGGTGCATGGCCATCATTGCCACTgagcccctgtatatacagatatacagatatTCAGCTCCACGCTGAACCAGAGCTTTATCTTTATAATCCCCCCCAATTGATAAAAGTATACAATTTCTAATCCCAGACGTCCCCTTTTAAGATCTCTGCAGCAGTTTATTTTCTTAATTTTCACACACTCAGCAAGCCTCATACTCATTACAGTATTAGATCTCGTAAAATTCACCAACTTACCAAAGCTTACATTCACCGGCATCTCTATAGGGGCCAGTGGTTGCCTCTGGCCAAGAGAAATGACTACAGAGTTCAGCTGTTTGAGGTGCTCATCATGGACAGGCCTCTTTGCCAACGCTTGCTTTTTACGGTTTGCGCAGTCTGGTTCATCCACATGAATGGTAAAGGTGGACTGTTTCCCCACAGCCTTCCCTGCTGGGATCCTGCCATAGTTCTCATCATTGAGTCCTAAAGGATTGTGTGCAGCAAGGATCTGAAAGAAAAGTAGAGAATAAAAAATTAATGAATAAAGTTCTATGGAACTGTGCATGCTGTACTCCATGACTAGAATTCCAGAGCAGCAGTACAGACTGACATAGTCAAGAACAAACACTTATAGCAGTACCCATCACAAGCCTTATACACTTTGATGCACTGTAACCCATTCTATGACATAATGGGGTTATATAGATGAATACATAAGACCAAATAGGGGAACTTTGAAAAATACACCCCTTCTTACCAGCATCACCCTGCAATCTGGAACTACGGATCCCTGCAAGTACAGGAGCCATGTGGCTGTCACTGCATGTTGGGGGCCCCAGGACTTTGTATTCTGGGCACATGCTGCACATTGTTCTGCTGCTCCCTAGGGACACTAGAGGCAGACGATGACCCCAGAAGGGCACAGCTCATCTGCATGTTTTAGGAAATGGCGGCTACAAGAATCCTGCAGCCAGTAGAAGGGAGATGAGATATGGCGGTAGAGGCCACTGATCGGCCGATCATGCAGTGACATGTGATCAGGAAAGCCATTGATGACTATAGGAACAGAATTGGCGGGATAGGCTGCAGGATTGTCAGGTGCAGATCTCTACAGATTATGGCTCCCCCTGTGCCCCGGTGATCCACCGCACATACATACCGGAGCCTGCTGCTTGCCTCCCCTGCTGGCCGCCCTGGGCCCCCGGTTCTCGTGCAGCACCCCCAGCACGGTGCGGCCTCCCGCCGGGCCCTGGCCTCCGAGCTGCTTCCTGGGCTGCACGTTCTCCTGGTTCTCATCCCGCAGCACGAATTGCGACATGGTGCGCGCCGCTCCGGTCCCTGATGTACAATGAAGAACTATGGATTAGGGACCCCCTTCCTCCTGCCCGGGGACAGACCACCAGAGACGCCTGGGTGTATGCAGTACACGGGGCCGAGCCCTATCACCGATGTCCAGCCGTGCCCGGTACCGCACCACCACTGCCTGTCCAGCCCCGGCCTATGCCCGCCACTATAATCAGACTCAATCCCAGCGCGCTGCAGTAGCTGCAGATTTCTCAGTTCAAGTAGCCCGCGTCTATTGAAACCGTCCAATCAGAGCCGAGCGCGGGCATACGTCACTTCAGCTACGGCAGCGAGGAGGGACAAAAAGTGAAGGAGAAAGAGAATGCGATCAGCTGTCTGTGACGTCATAGGCGCTCTTTCAGCTGCTGTGGTTGATACGTGTGCACACTGTGGAAGCGCTGCTCTTTGTGTCTGagcagatgcatgtatacactgtGCCGTATATTATTCATGGCACTTATATGTCATGGGCTCAGCATATGCTAGTTCTGTAGGGTATATGATCACTCCAAAGACAAAAAGGCCCTTTGTATTGCCCCATGTTACCATGCCCATGATCTGCCAGGAAGTAGATGCCCATTTCTCCCAAATCATTGTGTAACCAGGGATGTGCTGCCTTAGTATGTGCCATGGGGGGCTGCACCATAGATCTGGCGGCCAAACCTTGTGTCCCTTGCTGGGGGCAGCTGCAGGAGCCCCTGGTGAGAAGACGCTTCTGGCTGGATGAGCGCTGAGCAGAGAATGGGGGCAGCAGTAGTCTACTGCCGCAGTATGTTGTGGTGAAAATGGGATTGATGGGACGCCGATGATAGGAATTATCATAATAACATTGTCAGggctttcacacgatgcgttgcgtcgcTGACGCATCTGGAAAAACTCTCCCTTTCCTGTTCCGTTTAAATGCATGTGTTTGCAGTCCTCCTGTCTCTATGTTGCGTTTTTGCCTGTGCGTTGAGTTTTTTAAAAGAGCACATTCTTCAAATTGCTTTGCGTCGTGTTTTGTGATGCATTTTTACATTTGTGTTTTGGTGGGAAGCAactttttttcgttttttaaaggGTGCAGGAGACAATTGCTTTTATCTGATTAGGATTATGAAATACATTTACAAACTGGTCTTTCAGTCAT
The DNA window shown above is from Engystomops pustulosus chromosome 1, aEngPut4.maternal, whole genome shotgun sequence and carries:
- the CCNA2 gene encoding cyclin-A2 yields the protein MSQFVLRDENQENVQPRKQLGGQGPAGGRTVLGVLHENRGPRAASRGGKQQAPILAAHNPLGLNDENYGRIPAGKAVGKQSTFTIHVDEPDCANRKKQALAKRPVHDEHLKQLNSVVISLGQRQPLAPIEMPVNVSFESPMDMSLVDEEEKTVSSNEVPDYVEEIHSYIREMEVKCKPKAGYMQKQPDITNNMRAILVDWLVEVGEEYKLQNETLYLAVNYIDRFLSSMSVLRGKLQLVGTAAMLLASKFEEIYPPEVAEFVYITDDTYNKKQVLKMEHLVLKVLSFDLAAPTILQYLNQYFRHRAVSPKMESLCLYLGELSLIDSDPFLRYLPSVTAAAAYVIANYTINEETWPDTLAKFTGYTLESLKPCILDLHQTYLTAASHQQQAVREKYKHSKYHAVSTMEPPESLSIFS